The following DNA comes from Magnolia sinica isolate HGM2019 chromosome 18, MsV1, whole genome shotgun sequence.
ATACTAGAATAGTTAGTGCTAAAGATGGTAACACTAGTATCGGTTACCCAGAATGCTCCAAAGGTAGAGATCAAGGATTCTAAAGGAATTGTCAAAGCAATCCAAGCATTTAAAAAGTTGACTCCTCAAGTCACAACTTAAGTTATGCATAAaagaaccaaaaataaaaataaaaataaaaataaaaaaatcacaactatatgtCTCTCTTCAAGTGTCCTAAATCTATTATCAATGCTTTGGAGAAACGTGGGAAGAAGTTTTTGTAGGAAGGTTCGGGAGAGAAGCACGCATTCCTTCTTCTGAAATGGGAAGAAATTTGCAAGCCAACGGTTCTAGGTAGAGTGGGTATTTCAAAATTAGAAGAGATGAATCTAGCCCTGTTGGGGAAATGGATGTGGAGGTTTGGGTCGAAGGGAAAGGCGAGATGGAGGGAGGTCATTTGGAGAAAAATATGGGGTAAGAAGAAAGGGGGCGGTGGACTAAGGCATCTTCTTTGTATAGAGCTTCTTTCTTGTGGAAATCGGCAGCAACCCTTGAAGAGATAGTGTGGGAGGGTATAGGCCTTCATTTGGGGGATGGAAAGATaattagattttgggaggataGGTGGGTGGGAGAAGTGAAGTTGGGTGATAGATTCCCATCATTAGCAGGGTTAGTGTAGGAAGAAGGGGTGAAGGTGAATAGTTACTACTAAATGGGGGATGGAGTGGTGGTTTGGGCTCCTGTCTTTAGAAGAAATTGGTCGGATGAGGAGATTGAAGAACTTGTTCTTTTGTTTGAGATATTAATGAAGGTCTCTCTAGTGTTCTTAGAGGAGGACTCTATAATGCGATTGAAGGCTAAGTTGGGCTCTTTTTTAGTCAAGTCATTTTATCGGTCTTTGTGAGCAGAAGATGAAAACTTACAGATTGCTTCAACGGCATTTCTTTGGCATTATGGAGCCCCTACGAAGGTGGCAGCTTTTGGATGGTTGGTAGGAAGGAATAAAGTGTTTAGTTAACTATTGATAATCTCTGTAAGAAGAAGATGATCCTTCCAAATGCATGTTTGATGTGTCTTAAAGATGCGGAATTGGTGGACCACTTGTTTATACATTGTGCTTTTGCTAGACAGGTGGTGTGGGATCTTTTTCTACAGATTTCTGGGATTCTATGGGTGTTTTCGAACACTATAGGGGAATTTCTTTTTGCTTGGCATGGTGGGGAGATAGGGAAGTTAGGGAAAAGGTTATGGAGATTAGGCATGCTAGTAGTTCTTTGGGCTTTATGGCAGGGACGAAATGAGCAGTGTTTCagggacaaaaaaaataaaatcatttcaaATCTTCTTTTCAGCTCTTCACAATGTGAAGGCGTGGACAGAAGAGTAGTTTCCTTCTTTATATCTTGGTGGAGCTGTATTTTTGTTTATTTGTATATTCTGGCTTCCACCTCTCTTAACGAAAACTTACCAttgtttcgaaaaaaaaaaaagaagcaaaaacaaCTCATGTTTGCAATTACACAAGCCCTTTATTGCTTGTGGCCAAAAAATCTTGTCTACTAGCTAAGTTGGACTAGAACCACTGGTATAGTCCTTACCCATGCAAGGATGAAGCTCTACCTATGTAAGTTGGACATGGATATGGGTGGCAATGCCAATATCTGACCAGGATATTAGTATGTTAGACAGTGGCAGCACCACAAAACCAATTGACATGTAGACGTATGTATAATCAATAATACCCCACATATATTAGGGATTTTTACTGCAAAAATCCTTTCCCAAGTGGTGCTTTCTGAgggatgaaattaccaaaatgcactcatatatttctttaaaaaatagtGAAGTCcagaattgtgggtcccacgttgtgggtataacatccaacccatccaacagatGAATCGCACCATGAAGACCAGAAGAATGAAAATCTGGcagatccaatcataaggtgggctgcaccataaaaataaaaataaaaacaatatacACCACCCAGAAACGTCCAAATTCAcgtgtagcccatctgatgacTCAAGTTTTGGTTCGGGTGATCAACATGATGAGGTGCATATGTTAGACAGGTTGAATGTCGAACACATaccccgtggaccccaccattgtcgACTACGTTACTTTTTAAcgggaaataaaataaaataacaagagCATTTTGACAATTTCATCCCTCAAGAAGCACTGACCAGGGAATTCGAGTCCTGGAGGCCTTGAGCGGTAAAACTCAACTTCCTGAGGAATTTTTTGAGGTAGAAAACCCACCATATTGAGGGTTAATAAGGACAATACCCAATTATCATCATTCATCCTAATTCAATTGATGGACAACGCCAGAACTTCAACTGATAGTACCTCTTCCTCCAGCAATTTCCTGCGAGATTCTTCTTCTTGATGTTTTTCTTCTTCAAGGGCAGCTTCTCTGGCGGCAGCTTCTTCTAAACGGAAAATTTCAGCCTGCTCTATTGCCTTCAGTTCTTTTTCTTTGTCTGCTTGGAGAGCTGCAAGATATTCACCATCCTGAAAGCATAAACTTGAAATCATTCCTTTGCAGGCTAACTATCATCATGACCATGGTGATAATGCAAAACGGACAAACCTGCTGTTCCCGTAGTAACCGTTGTGCCACTAGAGTAGGTGATGGCGGAGGAGGCTCTTGCCGAGGGTAGAAATAAGCATTTCCATCAGAACTGGTTTCTAGGACTTGATGATGGGGGTGTGCAAAACGATAGGCAGCTCCTTCAGGAATTCCACCAAAAAGTGCAGCCTCCAGCATAACTGCTTCATCATGTTCCTCAGAAGATATTCCACCCCACTTCGCTTACAAAAAGAATGCAGAGGCCAACTAATTAGTGTAACAACAATCTCTCACCAAGCTGGGAGAATTACCAATTCCCCATCATGCGGATCCTAGTCCCCCTACATGCTGCTATATGTGCCAAGCTGACATGTGCATAACATCCGAGCagtccatcaggtggaccccaccatgtagatgcccTGCCCAAAAAATCTGgccgatccaatcatcaggtgggctacagtgCATGGAAAAACTGATAGTTAAAATAAAGCTTAGCCATCCGTTTGTTTATATGTTGTGCCCGCTAGATAAACAGACCAGCCTGACTCTCAGAACAAGGCACGTACATGTTGGGATCCACCTGATGGCAGCTTGGGTAGCAGTTAGCACACAAGCACACCAAGTTTGCAAATATAACAGTGGAGTGGTACTGGGGGCAAACTTCTTGAGATGGATCTACATGTGTGTTTTGGGACCCCTTATGAGACGTATTGCAAACTACAGTTGTCGTAACCATGATAGAAAATACCTCATCAGGGAATGCATCTCCATTGTTCTGGAGATGACTTGTGCCATCATTTGTGCGAGAAATCGATGCTAGGCTATCCACCATTTCTCCAATTTCTGCAGCAGGTTCTGCAGTTCCAGAAGAATGGGGTATTGACCTGTGCCTCACCAATGGCTGTTCCTCTACATCTTCAGCATCATCTTGGATGGATGTGTTTCCCGCCTCTAATTTAAATTGACTTGAAGTTTCTGCATCTGATGAACAAATTTCTTGCCTCcaccagggaaaaaaaaaaatcacaagtcAGGAACATACCAACTTACATGCAGGCACATGGACACACATAGAATGACATATAACCAGTAATCATCCCATGTAGTTCATTCTCGCAGTACATGGACAGTTCAATCATCAATCCAGAGCATCCACAGGACGGGCCCCACCTTTGGTTGCCCCCAATTTAGAAGTCACTGCAATCAGATAAACCTGACCaattcttgatttttttaaaaccatccaTCAGCAGTGGCCCCActcccaccagatggatggtctggatcaatgattGGACTGGCAAGTCCAGTACAGATCTTTTGCACCATTATATGGTTTGAATAAGTAGCATAGGTTCATCCCCAGTATATGCATGTAAGTATGAACAAGCAAAAAGTGTGCACATGAGATTGACATGCAAGGCAATAGCTGATACACACCTTTCATTTGCTGCTTTGAGTCTTCCTATATCTTCCACACCAGATGAACCAAAACCCCCCTGTGCGGCTGTTCCAACTACTTGCTTCTGTTCACGCAGCGTTTTCTCTAGCTCTGCAGTCTATACTCAAGACATGTTAAATTGGGACGAGGAGAATATGAGCAGAAGGCCAAAAGGCAGAAAACTAAAAGAATATCAGCAGGACAGAAGGCAGAAAACTAAACCAAGATGGTGAAATTAAGAAACCTTCAAGGACAATGAAACAACATCAGCAAGCTCAACATCTTCTGCATGAGGCAGCCCCTGCTCAAACCAGAGACCAGGTATGTCCTACATTAATGTGAAAATGGATCCAAAGATATACAGCATGAAAACCACAGTATAGACCAAACCATCATCAAGAAATTGAGCGAACAATTTGGATTATCAAAACATACATCTTTAATGCCGAGTTGGTGGCTTGGGTATCCATCTTCAGCCTCCCGTTTAGAAGCCTCAATGGCAGCTTGGACCATTTCTTCTTCAATGTCATTACCATAGTCAGGCACATTGTCTAATTGAGGAACACTGTGTCGAGGACGTCTATCATAAGCATCATTTCCTTCGTTTTCACCAACAGCATGGGCAGCAGGAGCAATTGCTAGATCCTCATCTTCCTTATCAACAATTCTGACATTCTCGCGTGTCTCCGATCCACGTACATAGACACTTCCAGAAAAACCCTCAATGGTAGGATGAGGCCCAGAGTGACTAGACTGACTGTTCTCACTGTCAAACTTAGCAGCTCCACTCTCATCAAAAGAACTTTGACCAAAATTCAGGTCAGGAGGTCCAAACGGGTTTGAACTCCTTGTAGATGATAAACGGGGTAGATTGGGTCCCTGAGTTTCTTCTTGATTCGGATCATCTATCACCATGAAATCATTTTGAGGTACAGGAATAGATGCTGGATGTGTTCTGGACAATGGAAACACAAAAGTCAGCACATCTTGTTAGAGGTAAGTAATCAGAAGGGAAACTAGCATTAAAACACGGAATAGATCTTACGTACATGGTTCTTTCTTCTCCACTGAAATGTGCATTCACAGCTCGATTGAGATCCCCACCATGTTCCTGATTTTTTGTCAGATGTCAAATACAGACTCAAAAATGTTTCAGTGAAGGGGTTATAGAACTTACACGATTTATAGGAAGAATAAGGAGCAACAAATTTTGGCATGTTGTCACATAGAATTCAACAGCACGACAAGATCAAAGATAAATATATGCGCCAGTAGCCGTGGACAATTTTACCCACACTATTTGTCTTCACTCTTCAGGGAGTCAAGAACTTTTGGTTTTACAAGGACATCGGATGGGATTTAAGAAAAGATTAGGGTATTTAGGTAAATTGGACACAAATGGCTGCTTAGCAACCTACGGTTGCAATTTACCTGCAAATCCCCATCAAGATCATGTACCCGCTCAAAGTCTCTCTTATTACATGTATCCTGCACGTGTATTTCTCTCCTCCAGTCTCTGAGTATAGAGCGCACCCTCTCGCTCCTTGCGAGTACCTAGCACTATTCCTCTCTGTGTAGcataaaccctctctctcactctctgtaTGTATTGCACCCTTCCCTCGTAATCTCTCTCCACTATTTCATCCAATCATGGTTGATCTCTCTCTGCCACACCCCCCGTGAACCCAAAAAGACAGCCATGATTGGATGAACATTGCCATACAATCAAGGCCATGCATAATGGAAGAGTAAGAGTGAATGGTCTTGCCATCCATCTTGCAGGCCTTGTTTGAATGGTAGTGATCAACAAAACAGGGTGATATATTAGGCCATGTGCAATCCACAATGAACCATCCCATCCAAATGCTCCAATGTGATCATAGGTTGGCCCATTTGTGCCTTACACATAAATTCACACCTTAAGAAGGCTAGGTCATATTGCTATTAATCCATTTCACCAAATTTTTGTGCATGCAGAAGTAGCATCAAGGAGGTATCCTGCAAGGTATTATCCTAGGACAGATGCAGCCATGCAGGAAGAGATGTGAAGATGTTAAAGATGCATACGAAGGTTCTTCGAGTGGAGATAGCATTTCTCTTCTGCAAGGCCATGGAgttttaaaaatccaaacatcTCATAGATAGATATAGAGGTAGGATTTTTTTGAACGAACCACACTCCTTTGTATATGTCAAGAGTCAATTGCTGAGAAGGGGCTGGGGAAAGATTGAACCCAATTCCTACAATGACGAATATAAGTGCAATTGAAATTCCTACACATACTTGTATGGATGCACTTGAGCGTATCTTTACAGCCTTCAGCTGAGCCAAAGCAGGCTCGTGAAGCTTTCGTGTGTTTGTACTACCAAAGAATCATGTCTAGTTCACAAACTGCCTGCAAATTTCATATAAGTGTTGCCCTTACAGGAGTATGGTTTGGATTGTTTCTTTCAAAGTATAATATAGTTGGACATAGTTACCCATAGGCAATGAAATCCCCCTAAATAGATGGAgcagaaaaaagaaatgaaataacCATATTTGAAGCTAACTCCATCAACATTGACCCACCTTTCACAGAGTTGACAATTCATGAAAATGTGGGTTCTATGATTCTATCCTTTGGCCATGTTTAGAGAGAGATCAAAAGAAGTGATGTCTATTCATTGTAGAATCTAGTTCCCCATCTTCTGGTGTAAAAGAAACCACACAAACACACACGCGCGAGCGCACGCACACACAGCCAACTTCATCATTTGTTAGCATCATCTCCTATGAGTTTATGTATGTGGTGAAAGAAACCTCAAAAGACATCCTAGATATGGAATCTCTACTGTTCCACCCACTAATCAGAAAGGATACCTCCTTAATAATATCAAGAGATCTCTCTCCACTACTAAAGTGCCTGGAAGGCAAGTATGTGATGATTGAATCCATTTAGTAGGGTAAGAGCTTGCACCCCTTTCAAGTCCATGATGCCAATAAGACCATGTAAGTTGATCTTACCACTCTTAAAACAATATcaggaaaaataaaattgatgttGAATGTCACCCATCTTGGTGTGTCAACTAGATAGATGGGTCAagaaaattatttattatttttattatatgataattttaaaaaaataaataaaaaataaaaaatcctcgcCTCCTCTTCCTCAATCAACTCAATCGACTCTTTGAGATCAGATTGAGTTGAGTCCTAACACATGAGTAAACCTAGGAAACCAAGGCCGAGTCACTCATGAACAAGGGCCTGCCTGGTTTTCCCAACTGAATGACCAGGCTCATGACCTGGCTAACTTGACTTGGGCAAGATCCAGTCCTAGTTTCCCCAACCATCCAATAGCCAAGTCCATAACCAAGTCCCAGGTTGACTGGACTAGTCTGAAAACTATGGTTTTTAATTGCAAGTCCTGGGCTTTGAAAAACATGCTAGCAACCTCATTAAAGTAGTTGCATAGGCAAAAACCTATCCCACCAATCATTCAAGAACCCTGCCAGATAAACACCCACAAAAGGCAAGTCTTTTGGAGTTTCAACCTATAATCAGGGCCATCAGCTCATCATTTAAGGCCAATCATGTTCAAGGTGAAGATCCACATTAGCACAAGCAGAACTCCACCTAATTACGAGCCATGGTCCATCACCTTATCCCATCATATCAAAGTTCAGTATCCTGACCTACCAAAAATTCAATGCATTTAACTTGTAATGCATATGATAGTCTGATATAAAGGAAAACATTATTGATGATACAAAAACCTGATATGACAGCGAAAAAGGAGTGACATGATCCTCAACACCAATGATATATGTTTAGTGACTTTAGGTCCTAGCATGAAGAAGTACAACCCTAATTTTATTATCTGGACCATCAACTGGAAAAGCCCCACTCTGGATGGACTGCATCTCTAAACAGGACAATATCATCTCAACTAGAGGCCTCATAAAATATGGTTAAGAAAATGCAGTAGCCATTAATTAATGGAATAAAGACCAAAGACCAGATGGATGGGATCAACCAATTTGGAAAACATTTGGGGCATACTCCATTCAGAATGGAACTATGGGCCTTACATTTATGAAAGCCAGAGGACTGAGGACACTACAAACATCTTCAAGGCAAGGATCATTTAATGACTCCATCACTGATGGACCATGGTGCAACTTTTACACATATTGATGAAATATGAGACAAGCGGTACAGCTAAGGGGACTGGGATCCAGTAGTGACCCCTCTAGTACCAAGGCCGCTGCTGgagaagctctgtgggccccaccgtgatgtatgtgttttatacacaccgtccatccatttttcccgcttcctttagtgcatgagcccaaaaatgaaacaggtccaaagctcaagtggaccccaccataggaaacagtggggattgaacgcctaccattgaaaactttttgagggcctaagaagttttggatcaggctgatacttgtcttttcccttcatccaggtccgtgtgacctaatcaaaaggttggatggaaaataaacactacagtgggccctaagaagtttttaacagtgggtgttaaatcaccacagtttcctgtggtgtggtccacctgagatcaggatctgcctcatttttggcctcatgccctaaaatgagctggcaaaatagatggacagcatggataatacacacatcatggtgaggcccacagagctttaCCAGCACCAACGTCGGTACTGGAGGGGTCCCTACGAAACCGCATCCCACCTAGGTTTGTCAATGGCCTGAGCTGGCCCATTGGGTTTCAGTCGTGAACTGCTTCTGTAAGGGCTTGAACTGAAATATTAGGGCCATGGACTGGGCCCAGCCCAAAATTCAAGCCCATCTATTAATCGTGCTAGACTTGTACCATGTCTAAGAGCCTTCAGCTCTCCCTGTTTAGTGTTCCAAGGGCCATTTATGTCATAAATCCTGCATGGTGGGGCACActtaatgaacagcccagatcttgcaAAAAAGCGGGCACCTGGCTCGGCCTGGGCTGGGCTCCGGCTAGGTTTTACTTTGTGGGCCCGGCTCGGGCAGACCTCTTCCAGGCCGTACAGCTAAATTATAATTATGCTGATGCATACGGGCATGTGTATTCATAGGTATGAAGAGAAATACACAATTCATCACAATCAGCTATCAGCATATCTTTCAATTCGATCTCATCAGATTACGCGCATTATCAGAAAACGACTAGCATATATCGGAAGAAACGTAACCCTAATAGCAGAAGATATTGAATAGAAGCAGTAAAGGGACGACTTTCCGCGAATTGGGGAATTCGAATAaaggaagaaatgaaaagaagGAATCGAATATGGGAGATTTATAGAAAACTTGCCTCGAGTTTCTGCAGGGACATGGGCTCGGAGGCGCCGGTAATGCTCATGAAGCTCTCGATCGCGTCCTGATGTGGCCTCTCCATTGTAGAAAAATCAGTTGATTTTGAAACTCAAAtctctaagagagagagagagagagagagagagagagagagagagagagagagagattttaaaaTGCTTGGAAGAGAGACCCCTTTGGAATGGAAGTGGAAGAGCGAAAACAAGAGGGATGCTTTTTCTGAGTTCTTTTCTTGTCCACAGCTGATTCCTTTGGGCAAAGGGAATAGGGACGTGCTTGCGTACCTCGCGCTGGTTACTTTCGCTGATCTAGAGTCATTTAGGTCAAATTTTGGTaagatccaatccgtctatcagtTACGATGCCTCATTTTGATTGTCTTTAAGAGATTCATGGTGATCCagaaattaagtgggccacatcataggaaaaaagTTAGAATGGGATGTTCACCGTTAGTTTTGGGTAGGGCTTACTGTGGcgttatattccatccaatccaatcatccgATTTTACTCTCTAGGATTAAAGAATTACCAAAAAAGATACAGTTTTTCAGAAAGAGGTACCAGACCACGTGAATTTATAGGCTTTTAAGTATGATTTTATAGGGTGGACCACATGAATTTTTAATCAGtgttatttttggtataaagaCCAAAAAGGTAGTGTtgtacctgatgaacggagtggatttcatgtaaacatTCTTTCCCTTTCCATGTAAGAGAAAGTATCCCTGGTAAGTACCTACGCGAGGTAAGACGGTTTTCAATTCATTACTTGCAAGCGAAGATAGCTGAACTCATTGACGCAATTGGATTAAAGGGCTGATGATACGGTAGGGCCGGAAGAACCATAGCATAGTATAGCCATCTCTCTACACGACACGTGCCAAAATGATGTATTGATCAGGTCCACCCATCTACTCGTTTTAAAATAAATTCGCCAGACGATACCATCCGTTAATTTTACTTACCTTATCTCAGTGCATATCTGACCGTCAATTACTTTCGTTATCCATGCTCTAGGTAATAATAAATAGAATTCTCTAATAAGAGTGAATTTTTAGACATAGAACATACCTGTTAGGGCCTTGCGTATGAACGGACCTGATTTTTCACATCACCTATCCACGTGTCCTTTGGAGAAATGGCTCTGCCATATTATGGTTGTTCTGGGTTCGCACTGTATCATTGCGGCACTAAGGCTGACGTGAGAAGAATACCGCATGCATACGCTAGCGCAGAAACACGCTAACGAGATCGGGACCATTTATTCGGGGCGGCCGACCAACATCAAGGGACGTGGATTAGGCGAGTCCGGGTAACAGTTTACCGGATTTGGATGAGTccctgaccatgggccccaccttaatgcgtGTAATGTCAATCCACTCCACTCAGTACTGTTTTTCCAATAACTACTATTTCTCAtggttggtccacttgagatttctatatgcttcattttagCGGTCACGCCCTGAGTTAGAAGAATTGAAAGGGTGGGTATACAAACCTATGGTTAGGGACTCACCCCTAAGCTGTTACCCCAGACTAACCTAATCGGTGCCTAATAGCAAGCGGGCCACATGCGCATAATACTGGATCAGGAACACTGTAAATGGAGCACCCACTAACAGACACACCGACCAGATGTaaggtttaaatggtggtgacccatCCATAGCTCTAGTGGTAGCATGAGTGAAGATGCACTTGGTATCGATTTCTTAGTGGGGTTGGCCAACGGTGGAGTGTGTACCCGCAGTGGCttgcactaacaagctaacccaaaaaaaaaaaaaaaaaaaagttggttaATATAAATTTTAACCATGTTCCATCTACAATTGGATCAGCAATTTTTTTCAATCA
Coding sequences within:
- the LOC131233898 gene encoding plant UBX domain-containing protein 8-like isoform X2, encoding MERPHQDAIESFMSITGASEPMSLQKLEEHGGDLNRAVNAHFSGEERTITHPASIPVPQNDFMVIDDPNQEETQGPNLPRLSSTRSSNPFGPPDLNFGQSSFDESGAAKFDSENSQSSHSGPHPTIEGFSGSVYVRGSETRENVRIVDKEDEDLAIAPAAHAVGENEGNDAYDRRPRHSVPQLDNVPDYGNDIEEEMVQAAIEASKREAEDGYPSHQLGIKDGLPHAEDVELADVVSLSLKTAELEKTLREQKQVVGTAAQGGFGSSGVEDIGRLKAANERQEICSSDAETSSQFKLEAGNTSIQDDAEDVEEQPLVRHRSIPHSSGTAEPAAEIGEMVDSLASISRTNDGTSHLQNNGDAFPDEWGGISSEEHDEAVMLEAALFGGIPEGAAYRFAHPHHQVLETSSDGNAYFYPRQEPPPPSPTLVAQRLLREQQDGEYLAALQADKEKELKAIEQAEIFRLEEAAAREAALEEEKHQEEESRRKLLEEEEFEKLLGAKQASLPQEPAADDASAVTLLVRMPDGNRHGRRFHKSDKLQSLFDFIDIGRAVKPGAYRLVRPYPRRVFGDGESGLSLGELGLTSKQEALFLEPI
- the LOC131233898 gene encoding plant UBX domain-containing protein 8-like isoform X3, with the translated sequence MERPHQDAIESFMSITGASEPMSLQKLEEHGGDLNRAVNAHFSGEERTITHPASIPVPQNDFMVIDDPNQEETQGPNLPRLSSTRSSNPFGPPDLNFGQSSFDESGAAKFDSENSQSSHSGPHPTIEGFSGSVYVRGSETRENVRIVDKEDEDLAIAPAAHAVGENEGNDAYDRRPRHSVPQLDNVPDYGNDIEEEMVQAAIEASKREAEDGYPSHQLGIKDDIPGLWFEQGLPHAEDVELADVVSLSLKTAELEKTLREQKQVVGTAAQGGFGSSGVEDIGRLKAANERQEICSSDAETSSQFKLEAGNTSIQDDAEDVEEQPLVRHRSIPHSSGTAEPAAEIGEMVDSLASISRTNDGTSHLQNNGDAFPDEWGGISSEEHDEAVMLEAALFGGIPEGAAYRFAHPHHQVLETSSDGNAYFYPRQEPPPPSPTLVAQRLLREQQDGEYLAALQADKEKELKAIEQAEIFRLEEAAAREAALEEEKHQEEESRRKLLEEEEFEKLLGAKQASLPQEPAADDASAVTLLVRMPDGNRHGRRFHKSDKLQLLCFAVSF
- the LOC131233898 gene encoding plant UBX domain-containing protein 8-like isoform X1 encodes the protein MERPHQDAIESFMSITGASEPMSLQKLEEHGGDLNRAVNAHFSGEERTITHPASIPVPQNDFMVIDDPNQEETQGPNLPRLSSTRSSNPFGPPDLNFGQSSFDESGAAKFDSENSQSSHSGPHPTIEGFSGSVYVRGSETRENVRIVDKEDEDLAIAPAAHAVGENEGNDAYDRRPRHSVPQLDNVPDYGNDIEEEMVQAAIEASKREAEDGYPSHQLGIKDDIPGLWFEQGLPHAEDVELADVVSLSLKTAELEKTLREQKQVVGTAAQGGFGSSGVEDIGRLKAANERQEICSSDAETSSQFKLEAGNTSIQDDAEDVEEQPLVRHRSIPHSSGTAEPAAEIGEMVDSLASISRTNDGTSHLQNNGDAFPDEWGGISSEEHDEAVMLEAALFGGIPEGAAYRFAHPHHQVLETSSDGNAYFYPRQEPPPPSPTLVAQRLLREQQDGEYLAALQADKEKELKAIEQAEIFRLEEAAAREAALEEEKHQEEESRRKLLEEEEFEKLLGAKQASLPQEPAADDASAVTLLVRMPDGNRHGRRFHKSDKLQSLFDFIDIGRAVKPGAYRLVRPYPRRVFGDGESGLSLGELGLTSKQEALFLEPI